GAAACAACTCCGAGACCCCACTCTAACAATGGGATCAAGTACCTGCAACATTTATTAACAGAAACCTAGAATTGTTACGTACTTATACAACACTCTCAGAGACGTGGCGTGATTTAGAAGTTCATCAAATACCTGTCTAACCCTTGCACAGAAGAGCTCCTGCTTGATGCGTTGCCTTTTAGTCAGCCAGGGAAGCTATGAGAGGAGGTGCTTGTATCGGAGGTGAAATGAGCAGGAAATTGCTCCCAAACGCTACAGTGTCAGGGCTCAGCTTGAATACCCATATTTTCTCAAGCCAGCTGCGGGGCGAGATGGCTGCCCCAAATCCACAGCAAAGATTCAACCAGAGGATAGAGGGAGTTTCACCTCTTAGCCTCGTAAACTATGAAGATTAATATAATTCAGTCCTCTCTGCCCTTTTAATTTATCTTGGATGTTAATGTTGTCCTGTCAGCCTTCCACCTTACGGGTCTTGGTTGTTGATGACCACGAACTGACTCGTTTTAGCCTCAAGTTGGCACTGTCGTGCCAAGAAAACATAGAATTAGTTGGTCTAGCCAGCAACGGTCAAGAAGCTATAGCAATGGTGGAACGCCACCATCCTGATGTCATCATTCTCGATCTCCAGATGCCAATTATGGATGGTTGGAGTGCCTCAACCCATATTAAAGATATTTCTCCGAAGTCCCAGATAATTGCTTATTCCTCATTGGAGGAACCTAAGTTAAAAGAAATCAGCCAAACAAATAGCTTAGATGCTTTTTGCAAAAAAGACACAGCTACCCCAGAACTGATTAAGTTAGTAAGAGAGTTAGGTCAGCGAGTAAGCAGCAATTAAGCTACAGGAATGGTACTAGCAGTGGCAAGTTTGGCATCTGTGTGCTGCTGATTTCACCTTTCCAGACAGGTGCAAGGCGCTGAGATTAAATAAATACTGTAAATGATGAGCTTTAAGCGCCGGTGGAGCTATTAATGAAAGTTAGCTGCCGGCGCAATTTTATAATTTAACGCTTACCCGATATTGGCTTAGTTGGTTTCCTGCGCTGGAAAAGTGCGTTTAAATTCATCAATCAGGTCATCCATTTCTTCAAGAGCCTGATTGACATCTATTCTCAATGTTCCCAGGTTGGGTTGCTCTAATAAGCGCAACAGGGATTCTCGTTTGCTCTCAATTAGGGTAATTCGTTCTCGAAGCGTTTGTGGATCCATCGTTTCCTTCCTTTGCTGAGTCTGCCCTCATTTTAGTGAGAAATTTCCAAACTAGTCAGCAAAAGCTGATGATAATAAAGCTAAAGTGATTGCGAGCCATACTAGCTGATTATCATGTTACGTCAAACTTCTTTTGGAACACTCGGCTTAATTCTGGGTGGTGTTTTAACGGTTGTGGGATTTACTGCCTATTTTGGGGGTAATGCCACGCTGAATTTAGTAGGATTTTTTTACGGAATTCCTCTATTCTTAGGAGGGCTAGCGCTTAAAGCAGCGGAACTGAAGCCAGTACCAGTTAGCCAGCCTACTACGGCAGAAACATTAGCATTACGTCAGCAGCAAGCAACTGCCACTCAAAATCAAATTCGCCGAGATATCACCCGCTATCGTTATGCTCAAAAAGCTCATCTCGATAGCTCTTTATCTCACCTTAGTCTTAGCCCCACAGACGAAGAAAGACCCGTAATCAAAGGCTTACGGGAAACCGAGATTGAAGGAGCTTATGCGTTAATTTTGGAATTTGATTCGCCACTGATTCCCCTGGAAGTCTGGCAGCAGAAGCAGGAAAAGATGGAAAACTTTTTTGGTCCTGGAGTGGAGATTAAAGTAACCCAACCGAATGAGGATGAGATTGAGCTAGCACTGATTGCCACACCAAAAGTTGAAAAATCGCTAATAGCTGATAGCAATGAACAATGAATAGTTAGCAATTAGCAGTCCTCATTATTTAAGTTGACTTTTGGCTAAGTAGTTACTTTTCCAAGCGGACAGCGTACCACTGTAAATACTGCCCAGGACCAACATCCAATTCGCAGCTAGTATCTAGTAAATACTGAGCTTGAGCCTCCACAGAGGGAAATTTTTGTAACTCTTGTGGTAAATCCTGCTGTCTCGGGAACAAAATTCCCTTGAGTTTTTCCAGTAGCTCTGCTGCGCTGAGAAATTGCTCTGATTGATTGGTTTCCAGGACGACAAATGCATCCTGCCGATACATTAAGGGGTCTGGCATAAAGTAATATTTGTAACTTTAGATAGTGGCAAGACTCAAGGCTCAGCTGCTATTTTTGTTGAACAATGAATTACCTTGCTGTTTCAATTTTAGACGGAACTAGTTGAGCAGGTAAGAATATTTCTGGTGAACTTGGTGGGAAGAGTGATTCAGGTTGGCTAGATTGAAAATCAATTTATGTAGAGACTGAACATCAGTAAATTTCTATGAACCGAACTAAAGCCTGCCTGATTTTTAATCCAGTTGCCGGTCAAAGTGATCCAGAGCAAGATTTAGCAGCTATCAGAGCGCTATTGGAGCCGGAGATTGACTTAGATATCCGGTTCACTACCGAAGATGTAGATGGAGATACGATCGCCAAAGAAGCGATCGCTCAAGGTGCCAGAATCATCATTGCCTCTGGTGGCGATGGGACGTTATCTGCTACTGCCGCTGCTTTAGTAGGAACGAGCATTCCGCTGGGCGTAATTTCTCGCGGTACGGCTAACGCTTTTGCTGGGGCTTTGGATCTGCCAGACACGATTCCAGCTGCCTGCGAAATAATTTTGGGAGGTGCTACGCGGGTAGTTGATGCGGCTTTGTGTAATGGTTTGCCGATGGTGTTGCTGGCT
This window of the Chroococcidiopsis sp. CCMEE 29 genome carries:
- a CDS encoding response regulator transcription factor — its product is MLMLSCQPSTLRVLVVDDHELTRFSLKLALSCQENIELVGLASNGQEAIAMVERHHPDVIILDLQMPIMDGWSASTHIKDISPKSQIIAYSSLEEPKLKEISQTNSLDAFCKKDTATPELIKLVRELGQRVSSN
- a CDS encoding DUF2854 domain-containing protein, encoding MLRQTSFGTLGLILGGVLTVVGFTAYFGGNATLNLVGFFYGIPLFLGGLALKAAELKPVPVSQPTTAETLALRQQQATATQNQIRRDITRYRYAQKAHLDSSLSHLSLSPTDEERPVIKGLRETEIEGAYALILEFDSPLIPLEVWQQKQEKMENFFGPGVEIKVTQPNEDEIELALIATPKVEKSLIADSNEQ
- a CDS encoding chlororespiratory reduction protein 7 translates to MPDPLMYRQDAFVVLETNQSEQFLSAAELLEKLKGILFPRQQDLPQELQKFPSVEAQAQYLLDTSCELDVGPGQYLQWYAVRLEK